From Sparus aurata chromosome 9, fSpaAur1.1, whole genome shotgun sequence, a single genomic window includes:
- the LOC115587541 gene encoding interleukin-10 receptor subunit beta-like: MSARVCVFILTLSTLHGPRAVSGVLSGPTNVSLTSFNMNLVLRWDPPEGAAGGLVYTSEYKSRFTPYKTICTNSSQLQCDFSSQPDSSISVYGKFTGRVRAQLGAESSDWVESKEIFLDRDTVIGPPNVSLISTEDTIEVIITDPVFARSTLKEAYGASNVIYNITHWKEGHEKEAVSRTNLLQSRFVLDKLERWTSYCVQVHINALMNPKPGEPSEPACERTTSKPGVPWVAAVVTFLVIAVAAAALVLAVVYRKRISNFLCPKDLLPQRFKEAPKSSMYMAMRDSHPPEEHYDPVSIVADDGSVEEGSPLQDTGTSCSLIVGES, encoded by the exons ATGTCAgctcgtgtgtgtgtcttcatccTGACGCTCTCAACACTACATGGACCCAGAG CGGTATCAGGAGTCCTCAGCGGACCCACAAACGTCAGCTTGACCTCCTTCAACATGAACCTGGTGCTGAGGTGGGATCCACCTGAAGGAGCAGCCGGCGGCCTGGTCTACACATCAGAGTACAA gagcCGATTCACACCCTACAAAACGATTTGTACGAACTCCTCGCAACTCCAGTGTGACTTCAGCAGCCAGCCGGACTCCTCCATCTCCGTGTACGGAAAGTTTACCGGCAGAGTGCGAGCACAGCTCGGGGCGGAGAGCTCCGACTGGGTGGAGAGCAAAGAGATCTTTCTGGATAGAGACA cCGTCATCGGTCCACCCAACGTGTCTCTCATCTCCACCGAGGACACGATAGAAGTCATCATTACAGATCCGGTGTTTGCTCGCTCCACACTCAAGGAGGCTTACGGCGCTTCAAATGTCATCTATAACATCACCCACTGGAAGGAAGGCCACGAGAAGGAG GCAGTCAGCCGCACCAACTTACTGCAGAGCCGGTTTGTTCTGGATAAACTGGAGCGCTGGACCTCGTACTGCGTCCAGGTCCACATCAACGCCCTGATGAACCCCAAGCCAGGCGAGCCCAGCGAACCAGCCTGTGAACGCACCACCAGCA AACCTGGGGTTCCGTGGGTGGCAGCGGTGGTGACGTTCTTGGTCATTGCCGTGGCGGCGGCGGCACTGGTGCTGGCGGTGGTGTATCGGAAACGTATATCCAACTTTCTCTGTCCGAAAGATTTGCTGCCGCAACGCTTCAAAGAG GCGCCCAAGTCGTCCATGTACATGGCCATGCGGGACTCCCACCCACCGGAGGAGCACTACGACCCCGTCAGCATCGTTGCAGACGACGGGTCTGTAGAGGAAGGGAGCCCTCTGCAGGACACGGGGACGAGCTGCAGCCTCATCGTCGGGGAGAGCTAG
- the LOC115588746 gene encoding interferon alpha/beta receptor 2-like: MTALIWMLTWLPQVLSAVSELPSPDKVTLNSSNFIHLLKWEPGPGTPRGVYYSVDAVNTNTGTSFLPVDGCQHVQHPLVCNLTETFSNRDVTYTAKVTARLEGWNSSSRTLNDFKPIRDTHLDLPLLSVTPCDEYLCVDLQCPVEHLREVYNRLDYKLRLQYNGGEKKKDIHSLERVKFKEYVLPGRKYCVSVRFSAGVRNEPSYSQPVCYLSPSLFNRDALISTLLCLLVIIGAVIVALLFSAGYICLRRRPLPRVLTSIHHLDEVLVVSPRCTSLSSLLNLKPTPPSSGKNGSKQTLSEDSDEESDEESSGRGGYKLQVGTNLVSSSSSSSSCLAAPLPRAPETTSGFSSNQTSDSPTHTSSHSEPLPECVSDPPADSLTGGSEPNKEEEGEEEEGEKEEEGQDVNLLTLTFGRHDDDEQEEEEEEDEEDELHDEISAILPAQTQDAEEEVALKSCDVDEEDEEEEEEEEEDEEDDCGYMRRPPPRVLQNLKRPNPLSQPLLPPSTLYVVCSNLKNICQLCVRDVELRVTAWREDEAGDPSTPSSSADAPCSQRFPPGSIQRLHLLLQHGAHAQLPARRRQPRQQPLRGPGRPSQKSWKAVAACSALTAGQTCNLTRVFKDPLEQFRARVRAFTAGQTSSWTVSSAFHPLSDTVLGPPDVVVSGCGNCLLLRVRPSIWTQQIGLSMDLVINVKRTRDGAQFILTRPYEEEVEIPYLQRGVEYCVTVTVKTLFNDNSGPSDAHCAFTSPPPSHSLSVVYGLLGAFCALLLLLLLIGSFVCSGQLSVRGLQRRLPTTLSYFLLKVQDVGAAPPELSGDTLATLLHKEGSADCLLPDH; the protein is encoded by the exons ATGACTGCTCTCATCTGGATGCTCACGTGGCTGCCTCAGGTCCTGTCAG ctgtgagTGAACTCCCCTCGCCTGACAAAGTGACGCTGAACTCAAGTAACTTCATTCATCTGCTGAAATGGGAACCTGGACCAGGAACACCCCGAGGAGTTTACTACAGCGTGGAcgctgtgaacacaaacac GGGAACCTCCTTTCTGCCAGTGGACGGCTGCCAGCACGTCCAACACCCGCTGGTTTGCAACCTGACAGAAACCTTCTCTAACCGAGATGTGACCTACACTGCCAAAGTTACAGCCCGGCTGGAGGGATGGAATTCCAGTTCTCGCACCTTAAACGACTTTAAGCCCATCAGAGACA CTCACCTGGACCTGCCGCTGCTCTCTGTGACGCCCTGCGATGAATACCTGTGTGTGGACCTTCAGTGTCCTGTCGAGCACCTCAGAGAGGTTTACAACCGTCTGGATTACAAACTCAGGCTCCAGTACaacggaggggaaaaaaagaag GACATCCATTCTCTGGAAAGAGTGAAGTTTAAGGAGTATGTGCTGCCTGGAAGAAAGTACTGTGTCTCCGTCCGCTTCTCAGCCGGCGTGCGGAACGAGCCCAGCTACAGCCAGCCGGTCTGTTACCTCAGCCCGAGCCTCTTTAATCGAG acgCGCTGATCTCCaccctgctgtgtttgttggtGATAATCGGTGCGGTCATCGTGGCTCTGCTGTTCTCTGCTGGTTAcatctgtctgaggaggaggccTCTGCCGCGCGTCCTG ACGTCCATCCATCACCTGGACGAGGTTCTGGTCGTCTCTCCACGCTGCACGTCCCTGTCGTCCCTCCTGAACCTCAAACCAACACCGCCCTCTTCTGGCAAGAACGGCAGCAAACAGACTCTGTCAGAGGACAGCGACGAGGAGAGCGACGAGGAGAGCAGCGGCAGAGGAGGTTATAAACTGCAGGTGGGCACTAACCtcgtctcttcctcctcttcgtcttcaTCGTGTTTGGCGGCTCCTTTGCCTCGAGCGCCTGAAACGACGTCAGGATTCTCCTCAAACCAAACGTCAGACTCCCCGACACACACATCGTCACACTCTGAGCCTCTGCCAGAGTGTGTTTCAGATCCTCCTGCAGACAGTTTGACTGGAGGGAGCGAACCaaataaggaggaggagggggaggaggaggagggggagaaggaggaggagggtcagGATGTTAACCTCCTCACATTAACCTTTGGcagacatgatgatgatgagcaggaggaggaggaggaggaggacgaggaggacgaatTACATGATGAGATTTCTGCAATCCTGCCTGCACAAACACAGGACGCTGAGGAGGAAGTTGCATTGAAATCATGCGATGTCGacgaggaggatgaagaagaagaggaggaggaggaggaagatgaagaagatgactGTGGATATATGAGGCGTCCACCTCCACGTGTCTTACAGAACTTGAAA CGTCCCAACCCCCTCTCTCAGCCCCTGCTCCCTCCCAGCACTCTATATGTTGTGTGCTCAAACCTTAAAAACATTTGCCAGCTTTGCGTAAGAGACGTTGAACTGCGAGTGACTGCATGGAGGGAAGATGAGGCTGGTGATCCTTCTactccttcttcttcagcaGATGCACCTTG cagtCAGCGTTTCCCTCCCGGCTCCATCCAAcgtctccatctcctccttcaaCATGGAGCACACGCTCAGCTTCCTGCCCGGCGCCGACAGCCCCGACAGCAGCCGCTTCGAGGTCCAGGTCGTCCGTCTCAG AAGTCGTGGAAAGCGGTGGCCGCCTGTTCGGCACTGACGGCTGGACAGACGTGTAATCTGACGCGAGTGTTCAAAGACCCTTTGGAACAGTTCAGAGCCCGAGTCCGGGCCTTCACAGCCGGACAGACGTCCAGCTGGACCGTGTCGTCGGCGTTCCATCCTCTGTCAGACA CTGTGTTGGGACCTCCTGATGTGGTCGTGTCCGGCTGTGGGAACTGTTTGCTGCTGCGGGTCCGTCCTTCCATCTGGACGCAGCAGATCGGCCTCTCCATGGACCTGGTCATCAATGTGAAGAGGACCAGGGACGGTGCACAG tTCATCCTGACTCGGCCAtacgaggaggaggtggagatccCGTACCTGCAGCGAGGCGTGGAGTACTGCGTGACCGTGACTGTGAAAACGCTCTTCAACGACAACTCGGGGCCCAGCGACGCCCACTGCGCCTTCACCAGCCCGCCGCCATCGCACTCAC TGTCCGTTGTCTACGGCCTGCTGGGGGCCTTCTGcgctctgctcctcctcctcctcctcatcggaTCGTTCGTCTGCAGCGGTCAGCTGAGCGTCAGAGGACTCCAACGACGCCTCCCGACAACGCTG TCGTACTTCCTCCTCAAAGTCCAGGATGTTGGAGCTGCACCACCTGAACTCTCAGGTGACACCTTGGCCACGCTGCTGCATAAAGAAGGTTCTGCTGACTGTCTTCTGCCGGACCACTGA